One Peterkaempfera bronchialis DNA window includes the following coding sequences:
- a CDS encoding dihydrofolate reductase family protein — protein MRKLIYGMNLTLDGYIATAGDDIGWSGPPSHELFQWWLAHEQASGLSLYGRKLWETMSSYWPTGDQQPNATPAEIEFARNWRDTPKVVFSSTIDKVDWNTRLVTGDAIAEITRLKAEDGGPMNIGGATLAGAAMRAGLIDEYVIAAHPVLVGSGTPFFTALDSWVNLNLVETRTFPGGVVLTRYETRR, from the coding sequence ATGCGGAAACTGATCTACGGCATGAACCTGACCCTGGACGGCTACATCGCCACGGCCGGCGACGACATCGGCTGGAGCGGACCGCCGAGCCACGAGCTGTTCCAGTGGTGGCTCGCCCACGAGCAGGCGAGTGGCCTGTCGCTGTACGGGCGCAAGCTATGGGAGACGATGAGCTCCTACTGGCCGACCGGCGACCAGCAGCCCAACGCCACCCCGGCGGAGATCGAGTTCGCGCGGAACTGGCGGGACACGCCGAAGGTGGTGTTCTCCTCGACGATCGACAAGGTCGACTGGAACACCCGCCTGGTCACCGGCGACGCGATCGCCGAGATCACCCGGCTCAAGGCCGAGGACGGCGGCCCAATGAACATCGGCGGCGCGACGCTTGCCGGGGCGGCCATGCGCGCCGGGCTGATCGACGAGTATGTGATCGCCGCCCATCCGGTCCTGGTGGGCAGCGGCACGCCGTTTTTCACCGCGCTGGACAGCTGGGTGAACCTGAACCTGGTGGAGACGCGGACGTTTCCCGGCGGCGTGGTCCTGACCAGGTACGAGACGAGGCGCTGA
- a CDS encoding potassium channel family protein: MTARKPPPEGRLALVLRSLRRRTLDEAVQDAEAGRGISMPTAAVSLPARQVLRRLLMALLVLALTTLIVWLDRAGYHDSADESMNLLDSAYYATVTLSTTGYGDITPVSASARLVNILVITPLRVLFLIILVGTTLEVLTERTRQQLRVHRWRSGMRDHTVVVGYGTKGRSAVQTLLGQGCSTSDVVVVDPQERAVQAANNDGLVGILGDASRSQILLRAEIQRAARVIVATQRDDTAVLVTLTARQLNKRATIVVAIREDENVPLLRQSGADVVVTSSSSAGRLLGMSMMSPRVGAVLEDLLTYGNGLDVVERPVTRAESGKSPRECADLVVAVVRGSRLLNFSDPEAATLQLTDRVVTIKHAKGGNGGS; the protein is encoded by the coding sequence GCGCAAGCCGCCGCCTGAGGGCAGGCTGGCTCTGGTACTCCGATCGCTGCGCCGCCGCACGCTGGACGAGGCCGTCCAGGACGCGGAGGCGGGGCGGGGCATCTCGATGCCGACCGCGGCCGTCTCCCTCCCGGCCCGCCAGGTGCTCAGGCGGCTGCTGATGGCGCTGCTGGTCCTGGCGCTGACCACCCTGATCGTGTGGCTGGACCGCGCCGGCTACCACGACAGCGCCGACGAGAGCATGAACCTGCTGGACTCGGCCTACTACGCCACCGTCACCCTCTCCACCACCGGCTACGGCGACATCACCCCGGTCAGCGCCTCCGCCCGGCTGGTCAACATCCTGGTGATCACCCCGCTGCGGGTGCTCTTTCTGATCATCCTGGTCGGCACCACGCTTGAGGTGCTGACCGAGCGCACCCGCCAGCAGCTGCGGGTCCATCGTTGGAGGTCCGGTATGCGCGATCACACCGTCGTCGTCGGCTACGGGACCAAGGGCCGCAGCGCCGTCCAGACCCTGCTGGGCCAGGGCTGCTCCACATCCGATGTCGTGGTGGTCGACCCGCAGGAGCGGGCCGTGCAGGCAGCGAACAACGACGGGCTGGTGGGCATCCTGGGCGACGCCTCCCGCTCGCAGATCCTGCTCCGGGCCGAGATCCAACGGGCCGCCCGGGTGATCGTGGCGACCCAGCGCGACGACACCGCCGTCCTGGTGACGCTCACCGCACGGCAGCTCAACAAGCGGGCCACCATCGTGGTGGCGATCCGCGAGGACGAGAATGTGCCGCTGCTCCGGCAGAGCGGCGCCGATGTCGTGGTGACCAGTTCCAGTTCGGCGGGCCGGCTGCTCGGCATGTCGATGATGAGCCCCCGGGTGGGTGCGGTCCTGGAGGACCTGCTGACCTACGGCAATGGGCTGGATGTGGTGGAACGCCCGGTCACCAGGGCCGAGTCGGGGAAGTCACCGCGCGAGTGCGCGGACCTCGTGGTGGCGGTGGTGCGCGGCAGCAGGCTGCTGAACTTCAGCGACCCGGAGGCCGCGACCCTGCAACTCACCGACCGGGTCGTCACCATCAAGCACGCCAAGGGAGGCAACGGAGGCAGCTGA
- a CDS encoding molybdopterin molybdotransferase MoeA yields the protein MSGTPRGTDAPRDSGAPFDWDAPPAAPDPGARQRPAPDLPWAQARRTARRSGGHPLPTLDLDLCDALGHALAQPLVARTDLPPFDTSAMDGWAVAGPGPWRLHGRLLAGQSPTGPLADGTAVRIATGAQLPPGATAVLRREHGAVERREDGEGGALLHDRAPHPAAPGRDVRPRGQECRHGEPLLPAGTSVTPSVLGLAAATGYDRLTVHRRPTVELLLLGDELLEAGPPRDGLVRDALGPLLLPWLDACGARVIGRRMVKDDLGLLRDALRHSPADVVVTTGGTAAGPVDFLHQALTEVGARLLVDSVAVRPGHPMLLAELELEPAPAPGTPARRVVGLPGNPLAAVAGAATLAVPLLRALGGHADGSPRRVPTAAELPGHPRDTRLLPVRLTEQGAHPLAFDGPAMLRGLALADALAVVPPGGLPAAVPVELLAVPGR from the coding sequence GTGAGCGGCACCCCCCGTGGCACCGACGCCCCCCGTGACTCCGGCGCCCCCTTCGACTGGGACGCGCCCCCGGCCGCGCCCGACCCGGGGGCGCGGCAGCGGCCCGCCCCCGACCTGCCGTGGGCGCAGGCCCGCCGCACCGCCCGGCGGTCCGGCGGCCACCCGCTGCCCACCCTCGACCTGGACCTGTGCGACGCCCTCGGCCACGCCCTCGCCCAGCCCCTGGTCGCCCGCACCGACCTGCCGCCCTTCGACACCTCCGCCATGGACGGCTGGGCCGTCGCGGGCCCCGGCCCCTGGCGGCTGCACGGCCGCCTGCTGGCCGGTCAGAGTCCCACCGGCCCGCTGGCCGACGGCACCGCCGTACGGATCGCCACCGGCGCCCAACTCCCGCCCGGCGCAACCGCCGTACTGCGCCGGGAGCACGGCGCGGTGGAGCGGCGCGAGGACGGCGAGGGCGGCGCGCTCCTGCACGACCGCGCCCCCCACCCCGCCGCACCCGGCCGCGATGTGCGCCCGCGCGGCCAGGAGTGCCGCCACGGCGAACCACTGCTGCCGGCCGGTACCTCGGTGACCCCGTCCGTGCTCGGCCTGGCCGCCGCGACCGGCTACGACCGGCTCACCGTGCACCGCCGCCCGACCGTGGAACTGCTGCTGCTCGGCGATGAGCTGCTGGAGGCCGGACCGCCGCGCGACGGCCTGGTCCGCGACGCGCTCGGCCCGCTGCTGCTGCCCTGGCTGGACGCCTGCGGAGCCCGGGTGATCGGCCGCCGCATGGTGAAGGACGACCTCGGGCTGCTCCGCGACGCCCTTCGGCACTCCCCGGCCGACGTGGTGGTCACCACCGGCGGCACCGCCGCCGGACCGGTGGACTTCCTGCACCAGGCGCTCACCGAGGTCGGCGCCCGGCTGCTGGTGGACTCGGTCGCGGTACGTCCCGGCCACCCCATGCTGCTCGCCGAACTCGAACTCGAACCCGCCCCCGCCCCCGGCACCCCCGCCCGCCGGGTGGTGGGCCTGCCCGGCAACCCGCTGGCCGCCGTGGCCGGGGCCGCCACCCTGGCCGTGCCCCTGCTGCGCGCCCTCGGCGGACACGCCGACGGGTCGCCCCGCCGGGTGCCGACCGCCGCCGAACTGCCGGGACACCCGCGCGACACCCGGCTGCTGCCCGTCCGGCTCACCGAGCAGGGCGCGCACCCGCTGGCCTTCGACGGGCCCGCGATGCTGCGTGGCCTGGCACTCGCCGACGCGCTGGCGGTGGTCCCGCCCGGCGGCCTCCCGGCGGCCGTACCCGTCGAACTGCTGGCGGTACCGGGCCGTTGA
- a CDS encoding VOC family protein produces MASVKQFQVTFDCAEPERVARFWCEVLGYVVSPPPKGFATWDDFDRSVPPEDRGSWFACIDPSGVGPRLFFQRVPEGKVVKNRLHLDVRVGTGLVGEERLAALEAECARLVPLGAVRVRLLHDGNDSCIVMQDIEGNEFCLD; encoded by the coding sequence ATGGCGTCGGTCAAGCAGTTCCAAGTCACCTTCGACTGCGCAGAACCCGAGCGCGTCGCTCGTTTCTGGTGCGAGGTGTTGGGGTACGTCGTATCGCCGCCACCGAAGGGGTTTGCCACGTGGGACGATTTCGATCGCTCAGTGCCGCCTGAGGATCGGGGTTCATGGTTCGCATGCATTGATCCCTCAGGTGTGGGCCCGCGACTGTTCTTCCAGCGCGTTCCCGAAGGCAAGGTCGTCAAGAATCGGCTGCATCTTGATGTGCGGGTCGGCACCGGACTCGTGGGTGAAGAGCGCCTTGCCGCACTCGAGGCCGAGTGCGCACGCCTGGTCCCGCTCGGCGCAGTACGGGTGCGACTGCTGCACGACGGCAACGACTCATGCATCGTCATGCAGGACATCGAGGGCAACGAGTTCTGTCTCGACTGA
- a CDS encoding winged helix DNA-binding domain-containing protein, which translates to MAETSTGAVLGRRALNRALLERQLLTRRHKLSAAEVVERLVGLQAQDPKPPYVGLWNRVEGFRPEELSRLVEDRSVVRIALMRGTIHLVTAADCLALRPVLQRQLERTARTQWGGQLAGVDLGALAEAGRELVEERPLTFQGLGALLAERWPGCDPSALAMTVRCLLPLVQVPPRGVWGASGPAAHTTAAAWLGLPLVAEPPVDAMVLRYLAAFGPATVRDVQTWSGLTRLREVLERLRPRLCVFRDESGAILYDLPDAPRPDPETPVPVRLLAEFDNLLLSHADRTRVLPDAYRKRVCTSNGLVRGAVLTDGLVRGIWRIAGDRGAVPRLRVELFEPLSAADREAVEREGLRLLAFSLPNGGGEVFFTESD; encoded by the coding sequence ATGGCCGAGACGAGTACCGGAGCCGTCCTGGGGCGGCGGGCGCTGAACCGCGCGCTGCTGGAGCGGCAGTTGCTGACGAGACGTCATAAACTGTCCGCCGCAGAGGTGGTGGAGCGGCTGGTGGGGCTCCAGGCGCAGGACCCCAAGCCGCCCTATGTCGGGCTGTGGAACCGGGTGGAGGGCTTCCGGCCGGAGGAGCTGTCGCGGCTGGTGGAGGACCGCTCGGTGGTCCGGATCGCACTGATGCGCGGCACCATCCACCTGGTCACCGCAGCGGACTGCCTGGCGCTGCGCCCGGTGCTGCAACGGCAGTTGGAGCGCACCGCCCGGACCCAGTGGGGCGGGCAGCTCGCCGGTGTGGACCTGGGGGCGCTAGCCGAGGCGGGTCGGGAGCTGGTGGAGGAGCGTCCGCTGACGTTCCAGGGGCTGGGCGCGCTGCTGGCGGAGCGCTGGCCGGGGTGCGACCCTTCGGCGCTGGCGATGACCGTACGGTGCCTGCTGCCGCTGGTGCAGGTGCCGCCGCGCGGGGTGTGGGGTGCGAGCGGCCCGGCCGCGCACACCACGGCGGCGGCCTGGCTGGGGTTGCCCCTGGTGGCCGAGCCGCCTGTGGATGCGATGGTGCTGCGCTACCTGGCGGCGTTCGGTCCGGCGACCGTCCGGGATGTGCAGACGTGGTCGGGGCTGACGCGGCTTCGGGAGGTGCTGGAGCGGCTGCGGCCCCGGCTGTGCGTCTTCCGGGACGAGAGCGGCGCGATCCTCTACGACCTGCCCGACGCGCCGCGTCCGGACCCGGAAACGCCGGTCCCGGTACGGCTGCTGGCGGAGTTCGACAATCTGCTGCTCTCGCATGCGGACCGCACCCGGGTGCTGCCGGACGCCTACCGGAAGCGGGTGTGCACCAGCAACGGCCTGGTGCGGGGCGCGGTCCTCACCGACGGCCTGGTGCGGGGAATCTGGCGGATCGCCGGGGATCGCGGGGCGGTGCCGAGGCTGCGGGTGGAACTCTTCGAGCCGCTGTCCGCCGCCGACCGGGAGGCGGTGGAGCGGGAGGGGCTGCGGCTGCTCGCCTTCTCACTGCCGAACGGTGGCGGTGAGGTGTTTTTCACAGAGTCCGACTGA
- a CDS encoding alpha/beta fold hydrolase, which translates to MTGPTIGSLQVHGATLHYEVRGQGPLLLLIPGGTGGAASFDGIADDLATEYTVATYDPRGMSRSTLDDPEAEQRVAEHADDAFRVLELLSPGEPARVFGASSGAITALHLLTAHPECVERVVAHEPPVVEVLPDASEHRALIARVQTTFRTQGLMPAMAVFAAGLKKDGDTTEPKAEIRLPPHAAARAEQTMADLPYFVGRIVPGFMSYAPDIHRLEALSDRLVLACGQDSRGELPYRPAAFLAERLGMELRHFPGGHTGLTTHPAEFSELLRKTFRP; encoded by the coding sequence ATGACCGGTCCGACCATCGGCAGCCTGCAGGTGCACGGCGCGACCCTGCACTATGAAGTACGCGGCCAGGGTCCGCTGCTGCTGCTGATCCCCGGAGGGACGGGCGGTGCGGCGTCCTTCGACGGCATCGCCGACGACCTGGCCACCGAATACACCGTCGCGACCTACGACCCGCGCGGCATGTCCCGCAGCACGCTGGACGACCCCGAGGCCGAACAGCGAGTGGCCGAGCACGCCGATGACGCGTTCCGGGTGCTGGAGCTGCTGTCGCCCGGTGAGCCCGCCCGGGTGTTCGGCGCCAGCTCGGGCGCGATCACCGCCCTGCACCTGCTCACCGCCCATCCCGAATGCGTGGAACGCGTCGTGGCGCACGAGCCGCCGGTAGTGGAGGTCCTGCCGGACGCCTCCGAACACCGCGCGCTCATCGCGCGCGTGCAGACGACGTTCCGCACCCAGGGGCTTATGCCGGCGATGGCCGTCTTCGCTGCGGGCCTGAAGAAGGACGGCGACACCACCGAGCCGAAGGCCGAGATCAGGCTTCCGCCGCACGCAGCGGCGCGGGCCGAGCAGACGATGGCCGACCTGCCGTACTTCGTCGGGCGCATCGTGCCCGGCTTTATGTCCTACGCCCCGGACATCCACCGGCTGGAGGCGCTGTCGGACCGCCTTGTGCTCGCCTGCGGTCAGGACTCACGCGGCGAGCTGCCCTACCGTCCGGCCGCTTTCCTGGCCGAGCGTCTCGGCATGGAACTCCGGCACTTTCCAGGCGGGCACACCGGCCTGACCACGCACCCCGCCGAGTTCAGCGAGCTCCTGCGAAAGACCTTCCGGCCGTGA
- a CDS encoding LysR family transcriptional regulator → MIERLTGTHPRFLAPPMNLTGAPVHVYERTGLRLQADLSKHLDWQATGLLHKAGISEPVRWEPLPEWFVIPHSQSPGPDLDSIPADQLWPAVQSRAGVKAIAEQLQVSVEHVRAFAERHPLPPETAPTQRWPKIPRAQTPTTKELQELVGQGLSNRRIGAVLGYNRTFVRRLLGERGLSPALASGGQRTIHIDPDWLRHEYEVKQRTYKAIAASIGVSTCTIRGRAAEAGIPSRRSARDHPLAKFGGPADFPPVLWNSFAGYGAELRAQRFLLIIELPTSTITAAARALSISACRVAVFMAELERVAEAWLFNRTNRGRTTRPTPAGTRFADDIREAIALIERPSQRKLA, encoded by the coding sequence TTGATCGAACGTCTGACCGGCACGCATCCCCGCTTCCTTGCCCCGCCGATGAACCTCACAGGCGCACCCGTCCACGTTTACGAACGGACGGGCCTCCGCCTCCAAGCGGACCTGAGCAAGCACCTCGACTGGCAGGCCACCGGATTGCTCCACAAAGCCGGCATTAGTGAGCCAGTCCGATGGGAACCACTGCCGGAATGGTTCGTCATCCCGCACTCCCAGTCGCCAGGACCTGACCTGGACAGCATTCCGGCTGACCAGCTCTGGCCTGCCGTCCAGAGCAGAGCTGGAGTCAAGGCGATCGCCGAGCAACTGCAGGTCAGCGTCGAGCACGTTCGGGCCTTCGCGGAACGTCATCCGCTGCCGCCCGAGACTGCCCCGACACAACGCTGGCCGAAAATTCCCCGGGCCCAGACACCCACGACAAAGGAACTACAAGAGCTGGTCGGACAAGGCCTAAGCAACAGGAGGATCGGTGCCGTTCTCGGCTACAACCGAACCTTTGTCCGCCGTCTCCTCGGCGAGCGAGGGCTCTCGCCAGCACTCGCCTCCGGCGGCCAGCGAACAATCCATATCGACCCCGACTGGCTTCGTCACGAGTACGAGGTCAAGCAGCGCACCTACAAGGCCATCGCGGCGTCCATCGGGGTGAGTACATGCACGATTCGGGGCCGGGCCGCCGAAGCAGGCATTCCGTCGCGCAGGTCGGCTCGGGACCACCCACTCGCCAAGTTCGGAGGCCCGGCAGACTTCCCGCCTGTCCTCTGGAACTCGTTCGCTGGCTACGGGGCAGAACTCCGGGCGCAGCGCTTCCTTCTCATCATTGAACTGCCGACCAGCACCATCACGGCAGCCGCCCGAGCGCTGTCCATTAGCGCCTGCCGTGTTGCCGTCTTCATGGCAGAACTCGAACGAGTTGCAGAGGCATGGCTCTTCAACCGCACAAATAGGGGCAGAACCACCAGGCCTACTCCAGCTGGAACGAGGTTTGCTGATGACATCCGTGAGGCGATCGCCCTCATCGAACGCCCGTCCCAGAGGAAGCTGGCATGA
- a CDS encoding LysM peptidoglycan-binding domain-containing protein: MPSFSPMRAAIAVLAILLAVFTAMGLVSQAAAAAAGVRAGAPAAAAAPASSDRADWHRIAGCESGGRWDINSGNGYYGGLQMTQGTWENYGGRHFAPRADLATREEQIAVGERIVEARGLTPWPVCGRASRGEARPTLHTTATRLPHRAPHISAMQGQPPLSVLALMPVKVPAPGSAYWTVHSGDSLSSIAQQSHVHGGWHALYDMNRDILGSNPDMIQPGQHLRLAS; the protein is encoded by the coding sequence ATGCCGTCGTTCTCTCCGATGCGTGCCGCCATCGCCGTGCTGGCGATCCTGCTGGCGGTCTTCACCGCCATGGGACTGGTCAGCCAGGCCGCCGCGGCGGCAGCCGGGGTGCGGGCCGGGGCGCCGGCAGCAGCCGCCGCTCCCGCGTCGAGTGACCGCGCCGACTGGCATCGGATCGCCGGCTGCGAGAGCGGCGGCCGCTGGGACATCAACAGCGGCAACGGCTACTACGGCGGTCTGCAGATGACCCAGGGCACCTGGGAGAACTACGGCGGCCGCCACTTCGCGCCGCGCGCCGACCTGGCGACCCGCGAGGAGCAGATCGCGGTCGGTGAGCGGATCGTCGAGGCGCGCGGGCTCACCCCATGGCCGGTGTGCGGACGGGCCTCCCGGGGAGAGGCCCGGCCAACGCTGCACACCACGGCCACCCGGCTGCCGCATCGGGCCCCGCACATCTCGGCCATGCAGGGACAGCCGCCGCTGTCGGTGCTGGCGCTGATGCCGGTGAAGGTGCCCGCCCCGGGAAGCGCCTACTGGACGGTGCACTCGGGCGACTCGCTCTCCTCCATCGCCCAGCAGTCCCACGTCCACGGTGGATGGCACGCCCTGTACGACATGAACCGGGACATCCTGGGCAGCAACCCGGACATGATCCAGCCGGGCCAGCACCTGCGGCTGGCGAGCTGA
- a CDS encoding Gfo/Idh/MocA family protein codes for MTTAVTFGVVGSGWRAEFFVRLASLLPDRLTLVGAAVRRAETADDISRRWKVPAYLSPEELVGKQRPDFVISSVPWPVNPEVVATLAESGVRVLSETPPAPDADGLRRLWARVGGSDLVQVAEQYLLMPGHAARRALVERGVLGRPTSVQVSSTHMYHAVSMMRGLLGVGFDPVTVSASRLVAPLVDPLTRDGWTGDPTPKDAATTLATLDFGGGASGLYDFTDNQWHNQLRLRRIVIRGSHGELADDTVVRLAGERTILKSALLRSQLGHDLNLDGYDTEHIAFDGEVVYRNPFLGLRLMDEEIAIASLMTATGAWARDEGPAPYPLAQGCQDHLIALAVEESALKGTQVVTGVEPWHPGGARG; via the coding sequence ATGACCACAGCTGTGACTTTCGGCGTTGTCGGCAGCGGCTGGCGAGCGGAGTTCTTCGTCCGCCTGGCGAGCCTGCTCCCGGACCGTCTGACTCTGGTGGGAGCGGCGGTCCGGCGGGCCGAGACCGCCGACGACATCAGCCGGCGGTGGAAGGTGCCCGCCTACCTCTCTCCGGAGGAACTGGTTGGCAAGCAGCGCCCCGACTTCGTCATCAGCAGCGTGCCCTGGCCGGTCAACCCGGAGGTGGTCGCCACCCTGGCCGAGTCCGGTGTCCGGGTGCTCAGCGAGACCCCGCCCGCACCGGACGCCGACGGGCTGCGCCGCCTCTGGGCCCGGGTGGGCGGCAGCGACCTGGTGCAGGTCGCCGAGCAGTACCTGCTGATGCCGGGCCACGCCGCCCGCCGGGCGCTCGTCGAACGCGGCGTGCTCGGACGGCCCACCAGCGTGCAGGTCTCCTCGACGCACATGTACCACGCGGTGTCGATGATGCGGGGGCTGCTGGGGGTCGGCTTCGATCCGGTGACCGTCTCCGCCTCGCGGTTGGTCGCCCCGCTGGTCGACCCGCTGACCCGGGACGGCTGGACCGGCGACCCGACCCCCAAGGACGCGGCCACGACGCTCGCCACCCTGGACTTCGGCGGCGGGGCCTCGGGCCTGTACGACTTCACCGACAACCAGTGGCACAACCAGCTGCGGCTACGACGGATCGTCATCCGCGGCAGTCACGGCGAGCTGGCCGACGACACCGTGGTCCGACTGGCCGGGGAACGCACGATCCTGAAGTCCGCGCTGCTGCGCTCACAGCTCGGACACGACCTCAACCTCGACGGCTACGACACCGAGCACATCGCCTTCGACGGCGAGGTCGTCTACCGCAACCCCTTCCTCGGCCTGCGGCTCATGGACGAGGAGATCGCCATCGCGTCCCTGATGACCGCGACCGGGGCGTGGGCCCGGGACGAGGGCCCGGCGCCCTACCCGCTGGCGCAGGGGTGTCAGGACCACCTGATCGCCCTCGCCGTCGAGGAGTCGGCGCTGAAGGGCACGCAGGTGGTGACCGGGGTCGAGCCCTGGCACCCGGGCGGGGCGCGCGGATAG
- a CDS encoding NADH:flavin oxidoreductase/NADH oxidase, with product MSALFEPLTLRSLTIPNRVWMAPMCQYSASPEGADTGVPGDWHFQHLASRAAGGAGLILVEATAVLPEGRISTHDLGLWNERQQQGFARITAFLEQHGTVPGIQLAHAGRKAGDGQPWTTDGVLAPEDGGWQAVAPSAVAFGDRPVPHELDTDEIQRIVQAFADAARRALAAGFKVVEVHGAHGYLVHSFLSPYANHRTDSYGGTPQNRMRFALEVVEAVRAVWPDELPLFFRTSATDWLSGDTDDQREGWTGEDTVLLAKELQARGVDLLDVSTGGIAPDARIPVAPGFQVPFAETVRSLTGLPTGAVGLITEPEQAQEIVASGRADAVLLGRELLRNPTWPQQAAHRLGATVPRPEQYARAH from the coding sequence ATGAGCGCTCTCTTCGAGCCCCTCACCCTGCGCAGCCTCACCATCCCCAACCGGGTGTGGATGGCTCCCATGTGCCAGTACTCCGCCTCCCCCGAGGGGGCCGACACCGGCGTCCCGGGCGACTGGCACTTCCAGCACCTGGCCTCGCGCGCGGCCGGCGGCGCGGGGCTGATCCTGGTCGAGGCCACCGCCGTCCTCCCCGAGGGCCGCATCAGCACCCATGACCTCGGCCTCTGGAACGAGCGGCAGCAGCAGGGCTTCGCCCGGATCACCGCCTTCCTGGAGCAGCACGGCACCGTCCCCGGCATCCAGCTCGCCCACGCCGGACGGAAGGCCGGCGACGGACAGCCCTGGACCACCGACGGCGTCCTCGCCCCCGAGGACGGCGGCTGGCAGGCCGTCGCACCCAGCGCGGTGGCCTTCGGCGACCGGCCCGTACCCCACGAGCTGGACACCGACGAGATCCAGCGCATCGTCCAGGCCTTCGCCGACGCCGCCCGCCGCGCGCTCGCCGCCGGCTTCAAGGTGGTCGAGGTGCACGGCGCCCACGGCTACCTGGTCCACTCCTTCCTCTCCCCGTACGCCAACCACCGCACCGACTCCTACGGCGGCACCCCGCAGAACCGGATGCGCTTCGCCCTGGAGGTCGTCGAGGCGGTACGCGCCGTCTGGCCCGACGAACTGCCCCTCTTCTTCCGCACCTCGGCCACCGACTGGCTGTCCGGCGACACCGACGACCAGCGGGAGGGCTGGACCGGCGAGGACACCGTCCTGCTGGCCAAGGAGCTCCAGGCCCGAGGCGTCGACCTGCTCGACGTCTCCACCGGCGGCATCGCACCCGACGCCCGCATCCCGGTCGCGCCCGGCTTCCAGGTGCCCTTCGCCGAGACCGTCCGCAGCCTGACCGGACTGCCCACCGGAGCGGTCGGCCTGATCACCGAGCCCGAGCAGGCCCAGGAGATCGTGGCCTCCGGCCGGGCCGACGCCGTCCTGCTCGGCCGGGAGCTGCTGCGCAATCCGACCTGGCCTCAGCAGGCCGCCCACCGGCTGGGAGCCACCGTGCCCCGACCCGAGCAGTACGCCCGCGCCCACTGA
- a CDS encoding TetR/AcrR family transcriptional regulator — protein sequence MARAGLTAERVTVAGAELADEVGLDQVTMSQVARRLGVKDASLYTHVRSLEDLRGRIALLAADEKTIRIAEATAGRAGKDALVAFANAWREYAHQHPGRYMATQTPIRIDPELVATAPGPRRAVELTYGMLRGYGLPEPDLTDAVRLLRSTFHGFVALEAAGGFAYERAPQQSWVRALDALHVLLEHWPPSREGDPA from the coding sequence ATGGCACGGGCCGGGCTGACGGCGGAGCGGGTGACGGTCGCGGGCGCCGAGCTGGCGGACGAGGTCGGGCTGGACCAGGTGACCATGTCGCAGGTGGCGCGGCGGCTCGGCGTGAAGGATGCGAGCCTCTACACGCACGTCCGCAGCCTGGAGGATCTGCGCGGACGCATCGCGCTGCTGGCGGCGGACGAGAAGACGATCCGCATCGCGGAGGCGACCGCAGGGCGGGCAGGCAAGGACGCGCTGGTCGCGTTTGCGAACGCCTGGCGGGAGTACGCCCACCAGCATCCGGGCCGCTATATGGCGACGCAGACCCCGATCCGGATCGACCCTGAGCTGGTCGCGACAGCCCCCGGGCCACGACGCGCGGTCGAGCTGACCTACGGCATGCTGCGCGGCTACGGACTGCCCGAGCCCGACCTGACCGACGCGGTCCGGTTGCTGCGCAGCACATTCCACGGGTTCGTCGCCCTGGAGGCCGCGGGCGGTTTCGCGTACGAGCGTGCGCCGCAGCAGTCCTGGGTCCGCGCCCTCGACGCCCTGCACGTCCTGCTGGAGCACTGGCCCCCGTCCCGGGAGGGAGACCCCGCATGA